A region of Lycium ferocissimum isolate CSIRO_LF1 unplaced genomic scaffold, AGI_CSIRO_Lferr_CH_V1 ctg8586, whole genome shotgun sequence DNA encodes the following proteins:
- the LOC132045924 gene encoding CBL-interacting serine/threonine-protein kinase 5-like: protein MEKKILFGKYEMGKQLGKGTFAKVFHATNLATGENVAIKVIKKEIVKSQALMEQIKREISVMSLVRHPNIVELKEVMATKTKIFIVMEYVKGGELFAKVAKGRLKQDVARKYFQQLISAVEFCHSCGVSHRDLKPENLLLDENENLKVTDFGLSALPEQLLNDGLLYTQCGTPAYIAPEIIRNKGYNGDKADIWSCGVILYVLLAGCLPFRDANLVNLYRKIFKAEYRFPPWLSTEIKRLISRILVPNPQKRISITGIMKDPWFRKGFNKMPNGISSIDHEHDTISMLDKFGREEYLKHGGMMKSPSSPALLNAFELISSMSAGANLSSLFENKKKTESIFTSRCSATIIMAKIQLMTKKLNFRVARVNSSTLRLQSPFDGRKGRLLVTIEVFKVAPEVAVVKFSKISGDSQEYTKFFEEEVRPNLKDIVLSWHVEEVLSGCDKEECKIPMKSCASCKDFSQNKLEEIDITANLSSSV, encoded by the coding sequence ATGGAGAAGAAAATATTGTTCGGCAAATATGAAATGGGGAAACAATTAGGCAAAGGCACATTCGCTAAAGTTTTCCATGCAACAAACCTTGCCACAGGCGAAAACGTGGCGATCAAAGTGATCAAGAAAGAGATAGTGAAATCTCAAGCACTGATGGAGCAAATCAAGAGGGAAATCTCCGTTATGAGCCTTGTTCGCCACCCTAACATTGTCGAGCTCAAAGAAGTCATGGCAACAAAAACCAAGATCTTCATTGTCATGGAATACGTGAAGGGCGGCGAACTCTTTGCAAAAGTAGCCAAAGGGAGGCTCAAACAAGACGTGGCTCGAAAATATTTTCAGCAGTTGATTAGTGCTGTTGAATTTTGCCACAGTTGTGGTGTTTCTCATCGTGATCTAAAGCCAGAAAATCTCCTTCTTGATGAGAATGAGAATTTGAAGGTGACAGATTTTGGCCTTTCGGCTTTGCCAGAGCAATTACTCAACGATGGGCTTCTTTACACTCAGTGTGGAACTCCAGCCTATATTGCACCTGAGataataagaaataaaggaTATAATGGTGATAAGGCTGATATTTGGTCATGTGGAGTCATATTATATGTTCTTCTTGCAGGGTGTTTACCTTTTCGAGATGCTAACCTTGTGAATCTATATAGAAAGATTTTCAAAGCTGAATATAGGTTTCCTCCATGGTTATCTACAGAAATAAAACGTTTAATATCTAGAATATTAGTCCCTAACCCACAAAAACGGATTAGTATAACAGGAATAATGAAAGACCCTTGGTTTAGAAAAGGTTTTAATAAAATGCCAAATGGGATTTCATCAATTGATCATGAACATGATACAATTTCCATGTTAGATAagtttggaagagaggaatatTTAAAGCATGGAGGGATGATGAAGTCACCATCCTCCCCGGCCTTATTGAATGCTTTTGAATTGATCTCATCAATGTCAGCGGGTGCCAATTTATCAAGCTTGtttgaaaacaagaagaagacgGAGTCCATTTTTACGTCGAGGTGTTCAGCCACAATCATCATGGCCAAGATTCAATTGATGACCAAGAAATTGAATTTTAGGGTTGCAAGAGTCAACAGTTCAACCTTGAGGCTACAAAGTCCCTTCGATGGTCGGAAAGGGCGGTTATTGGTGACCATAGAGGTGTTCAAGGTGGCTCCAGAAGTGGCTGTGGTTAAGTTCTCAAAGATCTCAGGTGACTCACAAGAGTACACCAAGTTTTTTGAGGAGGAGGTAAGACCAAACTTGAAGGACATTGTTCTGTCATggcatgttgaggaagtgttaAGTGGTTGTGACAAGGAAGAGTGCAAAATACCCATGAAGTCATGTGCTAGTTGCAAGGATTTCAGCCAAAATAAGTTAGAAGAAATTGACATAACTGCCAATTTGTCATCCAGCGTGTGA